One Halorarum halophilum DNA window includes the following coding sequences:
- a CDS encoding methyl-accepting chemotaxis protein, producing MTSQPTANGHRVTDSIHREGLDDAGRDVTDALAELQGSSEEIASRTDTIVDLSQDQNEGMGEVRREITNMSAAVEEVASSAEEVAAESRQVSDLAGEGHESARSVISTMEAVSEASGTVSERVRKIDDGVDEIDVILDVMNEIADKTNLLALNASIEAARAGQAGAGFSVVAQEVKKLAEESRTRASEVESTLDTIKTNTAHAVDALDESDSKLQEGLSEVDTAMGHLEEISDSVEELDVGVTQVATATDQQAASAEEISMMVDQTAENADSVHNEAKAIDAAVRDQSSTILDASGHVDTITDVSED from the coding sequence ATGACTTCGCAGCCAACAGCAAACGGCCATCGTGTGACGGATTCGATTCATCGAGAAGGTCTAGATGATGCCGGACGCGACGTGACGGACGCCCTCGCGGAACTCCAGGGATCGTCCGAGGAAATCGCGAGCCGGACGGACACGATCGTCGATTTAAGTCAGGATCAAAACGAAGGAATGGGTGAGGTTCGTCGAGAAATCACAAACATGAGTGCCGCTGTCGAAGAGGTCGCCTCCTCAGCCGAAGAAGTCGCCGCTGAGAGTCGGCAGGTAAGCGACCTCGCGGGCGAGGGGCATGAGTCAGCGCGCAGCGTTATTAGCACAATGGAAGCGGTCAGCGAGGCGTCTGGCACTGTGTCGGAGCGTGTGCGGAAGATCGACGATGGTGTCGACGAGATCGACGTGATCCTTGACGTAATGAATGAAATCGCGGATAAGACCAATCTCCTCGCACTCAATGCCTCTATCGAGGCAGCCCGCGCAGGGCAGGCTGGCGCCGGGTTCTCTGTAGTCGCACAGGAGGTCAAGAAACTCGCCGAGGAATCCAGAACGCGGGCTAGTGAGGTCGAATCGACCCTGGACACGATCAAAACGAACACTGCTCATGCCGTCGATGCCCTCGACGAGAGCGATTCGAAGCTGCAGGAGGGACTCAGCGAGGTGGATACTGCAATGGGCCACCTCGAGGAGATTTCCGACTCGGTCGAAGAGCTCGACGTCGGCGTGACGCAGGTTGCCACCGCAACCGACCAGCAGGCGGCTAGCGCCGAGGAGATCTCCATGATGGTCGACCAAACCGCCGAGAACGCGGATAGCGTTCACAACGAAGCCAAAGCAATTGATGCTGCAGTCCGGGACCAATCCTCCACTATCCTCGATGCCAGCGGCCATGTCGACACCATCACCGACGTTTCTGAAGACTGA
- a CDS encoding type II secretion system F family protein has product MSLRTSQSGMGGDRDVLGDAFYPLFQRLFDEDGDLVDDVERKLAEARMSTTVELYLSRSLAYGVIVGFLLWVAGTLLAFMLFNLGVITEEMLSLGARIPNMRLLNLIVAAKVPVAIGLIGLVFGSIGFGMGFGTMVAIPYSKSSSRKREINMLLTDSVSFMYALSVGGLNQLEILQSMAKAEDTYGEVAKEFQNIVNETEYFGIDYRTAIRNQAIETPSDELSQFLTDMLSIINSGGDMEQFLDDKKEKHMRTAKQEQEMTLDTLELFGEMFMTLSLFPLLLIIILVIMSMLGSADDAMLYATVYGLIPMTGIGFLVLVSTVKQDEVGDGYLSPSDSSTRLRGAQRESLFHLGLVESFVGEHSLFDRVRSREGTWKTKKLLTQPHRFFRDQPAYTLVLTVPATIALLAVAVTSGSAPRSWEGMVAQPVWGTFIWIYVPIYVVAIPLAVFHTWNVRSRNAIIGKLSDDLRKLSSANDTGLTLLESFKTVSETSSGKLANEFDIMYGKVKYGMSLKEALVEFNNKYHIPRLARTVKLITKAQEASSQITAVLTTAAQASENQDDIDRERTSRTRMQIVIIIMTYLTMLAVMAILKTQFLDVMSGLTAQAGGNSGSTQAGGMSFGGGVDTNVLSVLFFHAVTLQAILSGLISGYIGSADIMSGVKFVVILQTIALMVWMVVG; this is encoded by the coding sequence ATGAGCCTCAGGACGTCGCAGAGTGGGATGGGCGGCGACCGAGACGTACTCGGCGATGCGTTCTACCCGCTGTTCCAGCGCCTCTTTGACGAGGATGGTGACCTCGTCGACGATGTTGAGCGGAAACTTGCCGAGGCCCGGATGTCTACGACCGTCGAATTATACCTCTCACGATCGCTTGCCTATGGCGTCATCGTCGGGTTCCTGTTGTGGGTTGCCGGGACGCTGCTCGCGTTCATGCTATTCAATCTTGGTGTCATCACAGAGGAGATGCTCTCGCTCGGTGCACGCATCCCCAACATGAGGCTACTGAACCTCATCGTCGCCGCGAAGGTCCCAGTGGCCATCGGGCTTATCGGACTCGTATTCGGCTCTATCGGTTTTGGCATGGGCTTCGGAACGATGGTCGCGATTCCCTACTCGAAATCCTCCTCGCGGAAACGCGAGATCAACATGCTCCTCACCGACTCCGTCTCGTTCATGTACGCGCTGTCGGTCGGCGGGCTGAACCAGCTTGAGATCCTGCAGTCCATGGCAAAGGCTGAGGACACGTACGGTGAGGTTGCCAAGGAGTTCCAGAATATTGTTAACGAGACTGAATACTTCGGTATCGACTACCGGACAGCCATTCGCAATCAGGCGATCGAGACGCCAAGCGATGAACTCTCGCAGTTCCTCACCGACATGCTCTCCATAATCAACTCCGGCGGGGACATGGAGCAGTTCCTTGACGACAAGAAGGAGAAGCACATGCGCACCGCAAAACAGGAACAGGAGATGACCCTGGACACACTGGAGTTGTTCGGCGAAATGTTCATGACTCTCTCGTTGTTCCCCCTGCTACTGATCATCATCCTCGTCATCATGAGCATGCTCGGCAGCGCCGACGACGCCATGCTCTACGCGACCGTCTACGGGCTCATTCCGATGACTGGCATCGGCTTCTTGGTGCTGGTCTCGACGGTCAAGCAAGACGAGGTCGGCGACGGCTATCTCAGTCCGTCGGACTCCAGCACTCGTCTCAGAGGGGCACAAAGGGAGAGCCTGTTCCACCTCGGTCTCGTTGAATCGTTCGTCGGTGAACACAGCCTGTTCGATCGCGTCAGGTCCCGTGAGGGAACCTGGAAAACCAAGAAGCTCCTCACACAACCGCACCGCTTCTTCCGCGATCAGCCGGCGTACACGCTCGTGCTGACGGTGCCTGCGACCATTGCATTGCTGGCCGTTGCCGTCACATCCGGCTCTGCACCACGGTCATGGGAAGGCATGGTTGCCCAACCAGTCTGGGGGACATTCATCTGGATCTACGTTCCGATTTACGTGGTGGCAATCCCCTTGGCGGTGTTCCACACGTGGAACGTTCGCTCGCGCAACGCCATCATCGGGAAACTCTCGGATGACCTCCGGAAACTCTCGAGCGCCAACGATACCGGCCTCACACTTCTGGAATCGTTCAAGACTGTCTCCGAGACTTCCTCCGGAAAGCTCGCGAACGAGTTTGATATCATGTACGGAAAGGTGAAGTACGGGATGAGCCTCAAGGAGGCTCTGGTCGAGTTCAACAACAAGTACCACATTCCTCGGCTGGCTCGCACAGTCAAACTCATCACGAAGGCGCAGGAGGCGTCGAGCCAGATCACAGCCGTGCTGACGACCGCCGCTCAGGCCTCGGAGAACCAGGACGATATCGACCGCGAGCGCACGTCACGAACGCGCATGCAGATCGTCATTATCATCATGACGTACCTGACGATGCTCGCCGTCATGGCCATCCTGAAGACGCAGTTCCTCGATGTGATGTCCGGTCTGACCGCGCAGGCGGGTGGGAACAGTGGCAGCACACAGGCCGGAGGTATGAGCTTTGGTGGCGGTGTGGACACTAATGTCCTGTCGGTGCTGTTCTTTCACGCCGTCACGCTGCAGGCAATTCTCTCGGGGCTCATTAGCGGGTACATCGGGAGCGCCGACATCATGTCCGGCGTGAAATTCGTCGTCATCCTCCAGACGATCGCCCTCATGGTGTGGATGGTGGTCGGATGA
- a CDS encoding type IV pilin → MNLKELYHDEQAVSPVIGVILMVAITVILAAVIGTFVLGLGNNLQETSPNANFQFDFEESDVPAGYNVTATHQGGATINSDNADTLTLNASEMDGGTTSGTEFPTFDSGGVSSGDSASLTGVASGSDVRVIWTSTNGGNSQTLATGQVP, encoded by the coding sequence ATGAATCTGAAAGAGCTGTACCACGACGAACAAGCCGTCTCACCAGTCATCGGGGTCATCCTCATGGTTGCAATTACCGTGATCCTCGCGGCCGTCATCGGGACGTTCGTGCTCGGTCTCGGGAACAACCTGCAGGAAACCTCGCCGAACGCGAACTTCCAGTTCGATTTCGAAGAAAGCGATGTGCCAGCCGGCTATAACGTTACGGCAACTCATCAGGGAGGGGCGACTATCAATTCGGACAACGCTGACACCCTCACTCTGAATGCCTCAGAAATGGATGGTGGGACTACATCGGGAACAGAGTTCCCAACCTTCGATAGCGGTGGGGTAAGTTCTGGAGATTCAGCGAGTCTAACTGGAGTTGCATCAGGATCGGATGTCCGTGTCATCTGGACTTCGACTAATGGCGGCAACTCCCAGACACTCGCTACCGGTCAGGTCCCCTAA
- a CDS encoding DUF7344 domain-containing protein: protein MTSLDRLFDLLSEERRRYALYYLDQHDGPVSVDELAAQVAEWQADPGTVSIPEDTFNRIELELLHVDLPKASTATFVQYNPEERTVELTGPAPKFNAVISVAKIIERPDRGP from the coding sequence GTGACATCGTTGGACAGGCTATTCGACCTTCTAAGCGAAGAACGGCGACGGTACGCGCTGTATTACCTCGACCAACACGATGGGCCCGTCTCCGTAGATGAACTGGCAGCACAGGTTGCCGAGTGGCAGGCCGACCCTGGAACAGTATCTATCCCAGAGGACACGTTCAACCGAATCGAACTTGAGCTTCTTCACGTGGATTTGCCGAAAGCGTCCACCGCAACATTCGTCCAGTACAACCCTGAAGAGCGAACGGTCGAACTCACTGGACCTGCTCCCAAGTTCAACGCCGTCATCTCAGTGGCGAAGATTATCGAACGCCCAGACCGAGGCCCGTAA
- a CDS encoding response regulator: protein MGMNILFIEDNLTDVEYIKEAFNNVEATTLIHSVATRREALELLSGEDDGISITSPDLLLLDLTLPEDNGFTVLESVREKPEHTGLPVIILTNSDDEEDILRSYELHANAFLRKPSDPSEYEALAEQIVKFWVNHNHTPPE, encoded by the coding sequence ATGGGCATGAATATTTTATTCATCGAAGATAATCTCACAGATGTCGAGTATATCAAAGAAGCGTTCAACAACGTGGAAGCTACGACATTGATTCACTCCGTCGCAACCCGACGGGAAGCACTTGAGCTACTCTCTGGAGAGGACGACGGTATATCCATTACCTCACCTGATTTGCTCCTCCTGGACCTCACCCTGCCAGAGGACAATGGGTTCACTGTACTGGAATCAGTGAGAGAGAAACCAGAACACACTGGCCTTCCAGTGATTATTCTCACGAACTCCGATGACGAAGAAGATATTCTCAGGAGCTACGAACTACACGCGAATGCCTTTCTTCGAAAACCCAGCGACCCGAGCGAATACGAAGCATTAGCGGAGCAGATCGTCAAATTCTGGGTGAATCATAACCACACTCCCCCTGAGTAG
- a CDS encoding FUN14 domain-containing protein yields the protein MNLMEVGVDPYQLGLEFGGGLFIGMFAGIAAKKLIELVAVIIGIVVALFKFLESREVIAVDWEQLTAGILELGGPSSGSPTWVMTILSTLSISAGFVGGFFIGFRIT from the coding sequence ATGAATCTTATGGAAGTTGGGGTCGATCCATATCAGTTAGGGTTGGAATTCGGTGGGGGACTGTTCATCGGAATGTTCGCGGGAATCGCAGCGAAAAAGCTAATCGAACTTGTCGCGGTAATCATCGGAATTGTGGTTGCGCTCTTCAAATTTCTCGAATCTCGAGAGGTGATCGCAGTAGATTGGGAACAGCTCACAGCGGGAATTCTGGAGCTGGGTGGTCCTTCAAGTGGCTCGCCGACTTGGGTGATGACGATTCTCTCAACGCTAAGCATTAGTGCAGGGTTCGTTGGGGGATTCTTTATCGGGTTCAGAATAACATAG
- a CDS encoding universal stress protein has translation MNGTTDTPLILTPIRYPLTAESTRTLEHASHVSEEHDDGQLLVLHVDLVQYDKHSTAQDIQRAIAPIVGDQPVNVIIRRGFLVEEVIREEAEQRGAEIIVIGKNRMAKWRRYINRLLGNHPDIASYLREHTDATIETTG, from the coding sequence ATGAACGGAACGACGGACACGCCATTAATCCTCACACCTATCCGCTATCCGCTGACGGCAGAGAGCACCCGTACCTTAGAACACGCAAGTCATGTTTCCGAGGAACACGACGACGGACAGCTACTTGTTCTACACGTCGATCTCGTTCAGTACGACAAGCATTCCACAGCCCAGGACATCCAGCGAGCAATCGCGCCCATCGTCGGTGACCAACCTGTGAACGTAATCATCCGACGTGGCTTCCTCGTCGAGGAAGTGATTCGAGAAGAAGCCGAACAGCGGGGTGCCGAGATCATCGTCATTGGGAAGAATCGAATGGCAAAATGGCGACGGTACATCAACCGATTGCTCGGCAACCATCCCGATATCGCGTCGTACCTTCGTGAGCACACTGACGCTACCATCGAAACTACTGGGTGA
- a CDS encoding RAD55 family ATPase: protein MAALKRRYSTGLTFLNSRLDGGIPSGKLLTLTAPAGSQSELLLYHLATSQPMLYISTTNPAEAELRAAIEGTAIQSPFDLDFMHATPRELLENSDQYLERIRPESFVVIDSVDGLERTGYDQFLSFVNGLKNHLRETDSVGVFHALDTEPMPESRRLTLKRTDYVWRLEQLVNSREINNRLLVTKARGGRALTEPIPLVISDHVRVDTSRRIA from the coding sequence ATGGCCGCCCTTAAACGTCGATATTCGACGGGTCTGACGTTCCTCAATTCTCGTCTCGACGGTGGGATTCCAAGCGGCAAGTTGCTAACACTGACAGCACCTGCAGGTTCTCAGAGTGAACTTCTCCTTTACCATCTTGCCACATCCCAGCCGATGCTGTACATCTCAACAACCAATCCTGCGGAGGCTGAACTTCGGGCAGCGATCGAGGGAACAGCGATTCAGAGCCCCTTTGACCTTGACTTCATGCATGCCACGCCACGCGAGTTATTGGAGAACTCCGATCAGTACCTAGAGCGGATACGCCCGGAATCGTTCGTGGTTATCGACTCAGTCGATGGCCTCGAACGAACAGGGTACGACCAGTTTCTCTCGTTCGTAAACGGGTTGAAAAACCATCTTCGCGAGACGGATAGTGTCGGGGTTTTTCATGCGCTCGACACGGAACCGATGCCCGAGAGCCGGCGACTCACGTTGAAGCGAACTGATTACGTCTGGCGGCTTGAACAGCTCGTCAACTCTCGAGAGATCAACAACCGGCTTCTCGTCACGAAAGCGCGCGGGGGACGAGCGCTCACAGAACCCATCCCGCTCGTCATTAGCGATCATGTCCGCGTCGATACAAGCCGTCGGATCGCGTAA
- a CDS encoding MFS transporter: MAERWLAAWGLGSVALGGASLLVPLYIVELGANPFMLGILAASAAFISAPGALVLGNIADRTGKRRVFVLTSLTTVTVALILIPFLSSILLIIGLNALVWFAAAAAAPVLNLLVTIDVPEAEWQSRFALLNKYQGWGWSGGLILGVTWTTLLPRLVSPVLAQRTFFGVCAVCGGAATLASARLLPAESKISANRPNTRRVARHLTNVRQLTVRGATFPFMRGRFYWTTRSFQPAQLLDRLTQRLSLYFVAVILFFSGFSAFFAPLPIYLSGVGYGSGEIFVLYLVSSLGSAAFYVTAGNLVSRYDINLLQTGGLLLRAIALPAVALVGTALAASFTGLLVSAIIFVIIGLSWAIIAVTTATIVTRLAPAGTRGQVLGIYTALSALAGGVGSVLGGWLASKGYMIAFGVAGGLVFVGAILVISIRYVSTHSREPSLSTG, from the coding sequence ATGGCTGAGCGATGGTTAGCTGCATGGGGATTAGGATCAGTTGCACTAGGTGGCGCATCGTTACTCGTTCCACTCTATATCGTTGAGCTCGGTGCTAACCCGTTCATGCTCGGAATATTAGCGGCTTCTGCAGCATTTATCAGCGCACCAGGGGCGCTTGTTCTCGGCAACATCGCTGACAGGACCGGGAAACGCCGTGTGTTTGTACTCACAAGTCTCACAACGGTGACTGTGGCTCTTATTCTCATTCCGTTTCTCTCTTCGATTTTGCTCATTATTGGCCTCAACGCGCTTGTTTGGTTTGCGGCGGCAGCAGCCGCACCGGTCCTCAACTTACTCGTGACAATCGACGTCCCCGAAGCCGAATGGCAGTCGCGGTTCGCCCTACTCAACAAGTATCAAGGGTGGGGGTGGTCAGGGGGCCTCATCCTTGGAGTTACATGGACCACCCTTTTGCCTCGATTGGTATCCCCCGTACTTGCACAACGGACGTTCTTTGGAGTGTGCGCGGTGTGTGGTGGTGCCGCGACTCTGGCGTCCGCTCGCTTACTTCCGGCTGAGTCGAAAATCAGCGCAAACCGTCCAAACACCCGTCGAGTAGCCCGCCATTTAACGAACGTTCGTCAACTGACGGTTCGTGGTGCAACGTTCCCCTTCATGCGCGGTCGGTTCTACTGGACCACCCGATCATTCCAGCCAGCGCAATTACTCGATCGGTTAACGCAGAGGCTCTCACTCTATTTTGTTGCCGTGATTCTCTTTTTTTCTGGATTTAGCGCCTTCTTTGCGCCACTTCCGATTTACCTTAGCGGTGTCGGGTATGGTTCTGGCGAGATATTTGTTCTCTATCTTGTATCGAGTCTCGGCTCCGCAGCATTCTACGTGACAGCTGGAAACCTCGTGAGCAGGTACGACATTAACCTTCTGCAAACAGGAGGATTGCTGCTGCGAGCAATAGCGCTTCCAGCGGTCGCGCTTGTTGGTACTGCCCTTGCTGCATCATTCACTGGGCTACTTGTGAGCGCGATCATCTTCGTCATCATCGGCTTGTCATGGGCGATCATCGCAGTGACAACAGCGACGATCGTTACACGTCTTGCTCCTGCCGGAACTCGTGGCCAGGTACTTGGGATCTATACCGCGCTTTCAGCACTCGCAGGAGGTGTTGGAAGCGTCCTCGGAGGTTGGTTAGCGAGTAAAGGATACATGATCGCCTTTGGTGTTGCCGGAGGGCTCGTGTTTGTTGGGGCGATACTCGTTATTTCTATTCGATATGTGTCTACTCACTCTAGGGAACCCTCTCTTTCCACAGGATAG
- a CDS encoding HalOD1 output domain-containing protein, with protein sequence MPRDDDVVEDTYTSEQTRTLCGAIIEAIAQYRGMDPHTVDFALYEYIEPDALTRLLQHDTSQNALIQFTADDTQITLYGDDQVEIRVNSIPDEPYSFLE encoded by the coding sequence ATGCCCAGAGATGACGATGTGGTCGAGGACACGTACACCTCCGAACAAACTCGGACGCTCTGTGGAGCTATCATCGAAGCTATTGCACAGTACAGGGGTATGGACCCCCACACTGTCGACTTTGCATTGTACGAGTATATTGAACCCGACGCACTCACGAGGCTCCTCCAGCACGACACCAGTCAGAATGCCCTCATCCAGTTCACCGCTGACGATACTCAGATAACACTTTATGGTGATGACCAAGTCGAGATCCGCGTCAATAGTATCCCCGACGAACCGTACTCCTTTCTGGAGTGA
- a CDS encoding HalOD1 output domain-containing protein — translation MREEDASSAKVAVPPVSERVLEAVAEEEGEQLVESDERLNDVVDPDALNKLLTDARADLTVEFSFLDYQILARGDGDVIVSA, via the coding sequence ATGAGAGAAGAGGATGCCAGCAGTGCCAAAGTTGCAGTTCCACCAGTGAGTGAACGTGTTCTTGAGGCTGTCGCGGAAGAAGAAGGGGAGCAGTTAGTCGAGAGTGATGAGCGGTTAAACGATGTCGTGGATCCCGACGCGCTCAACAAACTTCTCACTGATGCGCGAGCGGACCTCACGGTTGAGTTCTCATTTCTCGACTATCAGATACTCGCTCGCGGTGATGGAGACGTCATCGTATCGGCGTAA
- a CDS encoding type II/IV secretion system ATPase subunit: MVVDDAETSDSKQDEESDGDSTGTSATPNETTTPPARVGTYTWEDFLAEYAPDGTADELYGERDHTPGSDRRKDSSAGARPSDSDWDRIDYDVSPHLGFHPDDIESRVDDARRDATDLQSYFEQWCDPETTPVRKDHYVWEHYKAEYYYDEEGNPPTEDGKLVEFDPSPKLGFEPDQVEEIIGHLSKRAPELADLIDERTVNVAGNLDEDAFFTKDDGTPTVVSRYDLEKAVPMAKKTHFQEVERYWVHEPYTFVIIFHSTKENEKKYYVIEPYMNNVESNFQEFMTSKLRTAIKYSDSDVAVGSEDDRAAVIERETYGLLERYDLYEREQSAGLVDRLAEMLSVEADSDRLPARLLRKFGWEPFTADSSTLEGMSVRPEPVVLAEDAHTLNQFQVNKLLYYLQRDFIGYERIDGIKHDVNVEDISCDGYNSPVFVYHGDYEQIISNVYHGETELDDFVVKLAQRSGKGISKRRPQVDATLPDGSRAQLTLGREVSDHGTNYTIRQFKEVPFTPIDLINWHTFSLDEMAFLWLCIENHKSLIFAGGTASGKTTSLNAVSLFIPSNAKIVSIEDTREVELPQRNWIASVTRPSFSDDDKGDVDEFDLLEAALRQRPEYIVMGEIRGEEGRTLFQVMSTGHTTYTTFHADSVGEVLKRFTTEPINVSKTMFTALDLVSVQTSTRVQGRKVRRNKSLTEINHYDAENDEINVQDIYQWQAETDQYLEMGESNTLEEIKFDRGWNQQTLEEELFKREVVIAYLIDRGLNTYTEVAATLQAFINDADSILSLIATDELEASLEDLREMESVLIDVDPEMEAMVPRPDPTPEVMELADEILARADEDLFPQYREHPTGSIAEALADIRPAEPIEAPPSSGEETFPDRDGSDDREETSATDVGGDDEATAFEDWGDADDDRFDAGIAFRENPGVGDERDTDSARGSPNSEADNTTDRGETTSEETASDSNDDDWEFGRFHDSSSQANRDEEEEEDR, from the coding sequence ATGGTCGTGGATGATGCTGAGACCTCCGACTCGAAGCAGGACGAGGAAAGTGATGGTGATTCCACGGGTACCAGCGCCACGCCCAACGAAACGACGACCCCACCAGCGAGGGTTGGCACGTATACGTGGGAAGATTTTCTTGCCGAATACGCTCCGGATGGAACCGCCGATGAACTGTATGGCGAACGCGATCACACTCCCGGCAGCGACCGGCGGAAAGACTCGTCGGCCGGCGCCAGACCGTCAGATAGCGACTGGGACCGCATCGACTATGATGTCAGCCCGCACCTTGGCTTCCATCCGGACGACATTGAGTCGCGGGTCGACGACGCAAGGCGGGACGCGACGGACCTTCAGTCATACTTTGAGCAGTGGTGTGACCCTGAAACGACGCCCGTCCGTAAGGACCACTACGTCTGGGAACATTACAAGGCCGAATATTACTACGACGAAGAGGGGAACCCACCCACCGAAGACGGGAAGCTGGTCGAGTTCGATCCTTCACCGAAGCTTGGCTTTGAACCTGACCAAGTCGAGGAGATTATCGGCCATCTGAGCAAGCGTGCTCCCGAACTCGCGGACCTCATAGACGAGCGAACGGTGAACGTCGCTGGGAATCTTGACGAGGATGCGTTCTTCACGAAGGACGACGGTACACCCACCGTCGTCAGCCGGTACGACCTGGAGAAGGCTGTCCCGATGGCAAAGAAGACCCACTTCCAAGAGGTGGAGCGTTACTGGGTGCACGAGCCGTACACGTTCGTTATCATCTTTCACTCGACCAAGGAGAACGAGAAAAAATACTACGTCATCGAGCCGTACATGAACAACGTCGAGTCGAACTTTCAGGAATTCATGACGAGCAAGTTACGCACGGCGATCAAGTACTCCGACTCGGACGTCGCCGTTGGCAGCGAAGACGACCGCGCGGCGGTCATCGAACGGGAGACGTACGGGCTCCTTGAGCGGTATGACCTCTACGAACGCGAACAATCGGCCGGTCTCGTCGATCGACTCGCCGAGATGCTCAGCGTCGAAGCGGACAGCGATCGTCTACCCGCTCGGTTGCTCCGAAAGTTTGGCTGGGAGCCATTCACGGCGGACTCCTCCACTCTCGAAGGAATGTCAGTGCGACCGGAGCCTGTCGTCCTGGCGGAAGACGCACACACGTTGAACCAATTCCAAGTCAACAAACTCCTCTACTACCTTCAGCGCGACTTCATCGGCTACGAGCGCATTGATGGCATCAAACACGACGTCAACGTGGAGGATATCTCCTGTGACGGGTACAACAGCCCCGTCTTCGTCTACCACGGCGACTACGAGCAGATCATCTCGAACGTCTATCACGGTGAGACGGAACTCGACGACTTCGTAGTGAAACTCGCCCAACGGTCTGGGAAGGGTATCTCGAAGCGTCGTCCCCAGGTTGACGCGACACTCCCGGACGGCTCACGTGCCCAGCTCACCCTCGGGAGAGAGGTGTCGGACCACGGGACGAACTACACTATCCGCCAGTTCAAGGAGGTTCCATTTACACCGATCGACCTCATCAACTGGCACACGTTCTCGCTCGACGAGATGGCGTTCCTCTGGCTCTGCATCGAGAACCACAAGAGTCTGATCTTCGCCGGTGGGACAGCGTCCGGGAAGACGACAAGTCTGAACGCCGTTTCATTGTTTATCCCCTCGAATGCGAAAATCGTCTCTATAGAGGACACCCGCGAGGTCGAACTCCCACAGCGCAACTGGATCGCGTCGGTCACCCGCCCGTCATTCTCCGACGACGACAAGGGCGACGTGGACGAGTTCGACCTGCTCGAGGCTGCGCTCCGACAACGGCCAGAGTACATCGTGATGGGCGAGATCCGGGGCGAGGAAGGGCGAACACTGTTCCAGGTCATGTCGACCGGCCACACGACCTACACGACGTTCCACGCGGACAGCGTCGGCGAGGTGCTAAAGCGATTCACTACCGAGCCAATCAACGTCTCCAAGACGATGTTCACGGCGCTCGACCTGGTCTCCGTCCAGACGTCGACGCGGGTACAGGGACGGAAAGTCCGCCGGAACAAGTCGCTGACCGAGATCAACCACTACGACGCCGAGAACGACGAGATCAACGTCCAAGATATCTACCAGTGGCAAGCCGAGACCGACCAGTATCTAGAGATGGGCGAGTCGAACACGCTCGAGGAGATAAAGTTCGACCGCGGCTGGAACCAGCAGACGCTTGAGGAGGAACTATTCAAGCGTGAGGTGGTCATCGCGTACCTCATCGACCGCGGGCTGAACACGTACACGGAAGTTGCGGCGACCCTTCAGGCGTTCATCAACGATGCTGACTCCATCCTCTCGCTGATAGCGACCGACGAACTCGAAGCGTCGCTCGAAGACCTCCGGGAGATGGAGTCGGTCCTCATCGACGTTGATCCCGAGATGGAGGCGATGGTCCCACGACCTGACCCGACCCCGGAAGTCATGGAACTCGCCGACGAGATTCTCGCACGAGCGGACGAAGACCTCTTTCCGCAATACCGCGAACATCCGACTGGCAGTATTGCAGAGGCGCTCGCTGACATCCGACCGGCCGAGCCCATCGAAGCACCTCCGTCCAGTGGCGAAGAGACATTCCCCGACCGTGATGGGAGTGATGACCGAGAGGAGACGTCCGCCACAGACGTAGGTGGAGATGACGAAGCCACTGCATTTGAGGACTGGGGCGACGCTGACGACGACCGGTTCGACGCGGGTATTGCCTTTAGAGAGAATCCTGGAGTAGGGGACGAACGCGACACTGACAGTGCGAGGGGTTCCCCCAACTCCGAGGCTGACAATACCACTGACCGCGGTGAAACCACCTCCGAAGAGACCGCATCCGATTCGAACGACGACGACTGGGAATTCGGCCGGTTCCACGATTCAAGTTCGCAGGCTAACCGCGATGAGGAGGAGGAGGAGGATCGATGA
- a CDS encoding DUF4177 domain-containing protein, giving the protein MVQKWDYKTVNPSESYAGVEVLSNDPESALNQLGDEGWELVETVEENIGKSKYLVFKRPRSEDIALD; this is encoded by the coding sequence ATGGTCCAAAAATGGGACTATAAAACAGTCAATCCGTCTGAATCGTACGCTGGCGTCGAGGTCCTGTCGAATGACCCTGAATCAGCACTCAACCAGCTGGGTGATGAAGGGTGGGAGTTAGTAGAGACCGTTGAGGAAAACATCGGGAAGAGCAAGTATCTCGTTTTTAAACGCCCGCGCTCAGAGGACATCGCGCTGGATTAA